The Enoplosus armatus isolate fEnoArm2 unplaced genomic scaffold, fEnoArm2.hap1 Scaffold_60, whole genome shotgun sequence genome has a window encoding:
- the LOC139307267 gene encoding D(1)-like dopamine receptor, with protein sequence MDQNFSTVRDGKQLLPERDSSKRVLTGCFLFLLIFTTLLGNTLVCAAVTKFRHLRSKVTNFFVISLAISDLLVAILVMPWKAATEIVGFWPFGAFCNVWVAFDIMCSTASILNLCVISVDRYWAISSPFRYERKMTPKVACLMISVAWTLSVLISFIPVQLNWHKAQTISYAELNGTYPGDLPPDNCDSSLNRTYAISSSLISFYIPVAIMIVTYTRIYRIAQKQIRRISALERAAESAKNRHSSMGNSSNIESESSFKMSFKRETKVLKTLSVIMGVFVCCWLPFFILNCMVPFCETNMPDGATDFPCISSTTFDVFVWFGWANSSLNPIIYAFNADFRKAFSILLGCHRLCPGSNAIEIVSINNNMGAPTSNPNCQYQPKSHIPKEGNHAANYVIPHSILCQEEELQKKDGCGGEIEVGMVNNALEKLSPAISGNLDSDTEVTLEKINPITQNGQHKAVSC encoded by the coding sequence ATGGATCAGAATTTCTCAACGGTTCGAGATGGCAAGCAGCTGCTCCCAGAGAGAGACTCGTCCAAACGTGTGCTGACAGGgtgcttcctcttcctcctcatcttcaccACGCTGCTAGGCAACACGCTTGTGTGTGCTGCCGTCACCAAGTTCCGACACCTGAGGTCGAAGGTCACCAACTTTTTCGTCATCTCCCTGGCCATCTCTGACCTTCTGGTAGCTATCTTGGTAATGCCGTGGAAGGCGGCGACTGAGATCGTGGGGTTTTGGCCGTTTGGTGCGTTCTGCAACGTGTGGGTGGCGTTTGACATCATGTGCTCCACTGCCTCCATCTTGAACTTGTGTGTGATTAGTGTCGACCGTTACTGGGCCATCTCGAGCCCATTCCGCTATGAACGCAAGATGACTCCTAAAGTGGCATGTCTGATGATTAGCGTGGCGTGGACCCTGTCCGTCCTCATCTCCTTCATTCCTGTTCAGCTTAACTGGCACAAAGCTCAGACCATCAGCTATGCAGAGCTAAATGGAACGTACCCTGGTGATCTGCCCCCTGACAACTGCGATTCTAGCCTTAACAGGACCTAtgccatctcctcctcccttatCAGCTTCTACATCCCGGTGGCTATTATGATCGTAACCTACACCCGGATCTACCGCATCGCCCAGAAACAGATACGAAGAATATCTGCCTTGGAGCGGGCAGCAGAGAGTGCCAAAAACCGTCACAGCAGCATGGGGAATAGTTCGAACATAGAGAGTGAGAGCTCATTCAAAATGTCGTTCAAACGAGAAACCAAAGTCTTAAAGACGCTCTCAGTCATCatgggagtgtttgtgtgctgctggTTGCCCTTCTTCATCCTTAACTGCATGGTTCCGTTCTGTGAGACGAACATGCCGGACGGTGCCACGGACTTCCCCTGCATCAGCTCCACCAcctttgatgtgtttgtgtggtttggCTGGGCAAACTCCTCGCTCAACCCCATCATCTATGCCTTCAATGCCGACTTCCGCAAGGCCTTCTCCATCCTCCTGGGCTGCCACCGCCTCTGCCCGGGGAGCAATGCCATCGAGATCGTCAGCATTAACAACAACATGGGCGCCCCTACCTCGAACCCCAACTGTCAGTATCAGCCCAAGAGCCACATCCCAAAGGAGGGCAACCATGCAGCCAACTATGTGATCCCCCACAGCATCCTGtgtcaggaggaggagttacAGAAGAAGGACGGATGCGGAGGGGAGATTGAGGTGGGGATGGTAAACAACGCCCTGGAGAAACTCTCCCCAGCCATCTCTGGGAATTTAGACAGCGACACAGAGGTCACTCTGGAAAAGATCAATCCCATAACACAGAACGGACAGCATAAAGCTGTGTCATGTTGA